The Pungitius pungitius chromosome 8, fPunPun2.1, whole genome shotgun sequence genome has a window encoding:
- the rpn1 gene encoding dolichyl-diphosphooligosaccharide--protein glycosyltransferase subunit 1 → MTRKSPILAACLLLLATVSLEVSADGLVNEEVKRTVDLGSHLAKITAEIVLSNQGHSAVHSFLLAVEPDLAPHLAYIGASVKGDEEEDGTLELQKTSTPGQSGIFYKVQLPSSLAAGAQVKAKVEMTLSHVLKPFPTHITQAERQLVVFQGNHYMYSPYPTRSQTTRVRLASKTVETYTKLGNPSKNDEIIEYGPFRDVAPFSEDTMKIHYENNSPFLTISSIVRTIEVSHWGNIAVEETIDLRHTGAVLKGPFSRYDYQRQSDSGISSVKSFKTILPASAQDVYYRDEIGNISTSHLQVLDDSVEVEVRPRFPLFGGWKTHYIIGYNLPSYEYLYTLGDQYALKMRLVDHVYDDQVIDSLTVKIILPEGARNIHVDTPYKIDRMPNQLHYTYLDTFGRPVLIATKNNLVEHHIQDVVVHYNFNRILMLQEPLLVVAAFYILFFTVIIYVRLDFAITKDPAAEVRMKVASITEQVLTLVNKRLGLFRHMDEVVNRYKQSRDTGALNSGRKTLEADHRALTGEIASLQARLKAEGSDLAEKVAEVQKLDGQVKELVCRSCQEAERLVAGKVKKEAYIESEKTLSAKRQELVGRIDSLLDAL, encoded by the exons ATGACTCGAAAGTCACCAATTCTCGCCGCTTGCCTGCTGCTTCTGGCCACTGTGAGCCTGGAGGTTTCAGCGGACGGTTTGGTGAATGAGGAGGTAAAGAGGACAGTGGACCTGGGGAGTCATCTGGCCAAGATCACCGCGGAGATCGTCCTGTCCAACCAGGGGCACTCTGCCGTCCACAGCTTCCTACTGGCGGTAGAGCCTGACCTGGCCCCGCACCTAGCATACATCGGAGCTTCG GTGAagggtgatgaggaggaggatgggacaCTTGAACTTCAAAAGACATCAACTCCGGGCCAAAG tgGTATTTTTTACAAAGTGCAGCTGCCCTCCAGTCTGGCAGCAGGAGCTCAAGTGAAAGCGAAGGTGGAAATGACGTTAAGCCACGTCCTGAAGCCCTTCCCGACACACATCACGCAGGCTGAGCGCCAGCTGGTGGTCTTTCAGGGGAACCACTACATGTACTCCCCTTATCCCACCCGCAGCCAGACTACCCGAGTCCGCCTGGCCTCCAAGACCGTGGAAACCTACACCAAGCTGGGTAACCCCAGCAAGAACGACGAGATCATTGAGTACGGACCTTTCCGTGACGTGGCGCCGTTCAGCGAG GATACGATGAAGATCCATTACGAAAACAACTCGCCCTTCCTCACCATCAGCAGCATCGTTCGAACCATTGAAGTCTCTCACTGGGGTAACATCGCTGTGGAGGAAACTATCGACTTGAGGCACACAGGGGCCGTCCTGAAGGGGCCTTTTTCACGCTACGATTATCAGCGTCAGTCAGACAGCGGCATCTCATCAGTCAAATCCTTCAAG ACTATCCTTCCTGCCTCCGCTCAGGACGTCTACTACAGAGATGAGATTGGCAACATTTCCACCTCCCATCTGCAGGTTCTGGATGATTCAGTGGAGGTGGAGGTCAGGCCTCGCTTCCCCTTGTTCGGAGGCTGGAAGACCCACTACATCATTGGCTACAATCTGCCCAGCTACGAGTACCTCTACACTCTGG GTGACCAGTATGCACTGAAGATGAGACTGGTTGACCATGTGTATGATGACCAGGTTATAGATTCCCTTACTGTGAAGATCATCCTGCCAGAGGGAGCCAG AAACATCCATGTGGATACACCTTACAAGATCGATCGCATGCCAAACCAGCTGCACTATACTTATCTGGATACATTTGGCCGACCGGTGCTGATCGCCACAAAGAACAACCTGGTGGAGCATCACATCCAGGATGTTGTG GTTCACTATAACTTCAACAGGATCCTGATGCTGCAGGAACCTCTCTTGGTTGTAGCGGCCTTCTACATCCTCTTCTTCACAGTCATCATTTATGTCCGCCTGGACTTTGCCATCACAAAG GACCCCGCGGCTGAGGTGCGCATGAAGGTGGCCTCGATCACCGAGCAAGTGCTGACTCTGGTCAACAAGCGCCTGGGTCTGTTCCGACACATGGACGAGGTGGTCAACCGCTACAAGCAGTCCCGCGACACCGGGGCGCTCAACAGCGGCCGGAAGACTCTGGAGGCCGACCACCGCGCGCTCACCGGCGAAATCGCCTCGCTGCAGGCGCGCCTCAAGGCCGAGGGCTCCGACTTGGCCGAAAAG GTCGCCGAGGTGCAGAAGCTGGACGGACAGGTGAAGGAGCTGGTGTGCCGCTCCTGCCAGGAGGCCGAGCGGCTGGTGGCGGGAAAGGTGAAGAAGGAAGCTTACATCGAGAGCGAGAAGACTCTGAGCGCCAAGAGGCAGGAGCTTGTCGGGCGCATCGACAGTCTGCTGGACGCCCTGTAA
- the gata2a gene encoding endothelial transcription factor GATA-2a isoform X1, protein MEVAAADQSRWMAHHHAVLNGQHPDSHHHSLSHNYMEPMAPLLPQDEVDMFLNHLDSQGNPYYANSRARVTYSQAHARLTGNQVCRPHLIHSPGIPWLDPGKAALSAAHHHNAWAVSHFSKPGLHPAGSGYPCSSSTGTAPVSSLTVSHSNTHLYSFPPTPPKDVSPDPGPTSPTSSATRMDEKESIKYQVQLTDGMKMESCSPLRGGLASMNGQGPTTHHPIPTYPGYSLHTPHEYSGSLFHPGSLLGGSSSSFTPKCKSKARSSSEGRECVNCGATSTPLWRRDGTGHYLCNACGLYHKMNGQNRPLIKPKRRLSAARRAGTCCANCQTTITTLWRRNGNGDPVCNACGLYYKLHNVNRPLTMKKEGIQTRNRKMSSKSKRNKRGGDGFDELSKCMQDKVSPFGGGPGLTSHMTHMGHLPPFSHTGHMLPTPTPIHPSFGHPHHSNRSPVWAEPLSH, encoded by the exons ATGGAGGTCGCAGCAGCCGATCAGTCTCGGTGGATGGCGCATCATCACGCAGTGCTGAACGGCCAGCACCCGGACTCTCACCACCACAGTCTGAGCCACAACTACATGGAGCCCATGGCGCCTTTACTGCCCCAGGACGAAGTTGACATGTTTCTCAACCACTTGGACTCTCAAGGGAACCCTTACTACGCCAACTCCCGGGCAAGGGTCACGTACAGCCAAGCGCACG CTCGTCTCACGGGGAACCAGGTTTGCCGACCACACCTCATCCACAGCCCCGGCATTCCCTGGCTGGACCCCGGAAAAGCGGCCCTCTCTGCGGCTCACCACCACAACGCCTGGGCGGTCAGCCACTTCAGCAAACCCGGTCTGCACCCCGCCGGCTCCGGCTacccctgcagcagcagcaccggcaCGGCGCCGGTCTCGTCGCTCACGGTGTCCCACTCCAACACGCACCTCTACAGCTTTCCCCCTACCCCTCCGAAAGACGTGTCCCCGGACCCCGGCCCTACCTCTCCGACCTCCAGCGCGACCAGAATGGACGAGAAGGAGTCGATCAAGTACCAAGTGCAGCTCACGGACGGCATGAAGATGGAGAGCTGCAGTCCGCTGCGCGGAGGCTTGGCCTCGATGAACGGCCAGGGCCCGACGACGCACCACCCGATCCCCACCTACCCCGGCTACTCTCTGCATACGCCCCACGAGTACAGCGGCAGTCTCTTCCACCCCGGCAGCCTGCTCGGTGGATCCTCTTCCAGCTTTACGCCGAAATGCAAGAGCAAGGCTCGGTCGAGCTCAG AGGGCCGTGAATGTGTAAACTGCGGTGCCACCTCCACCCCTCTGTGGCGAAGAGACGGCACCGGACACTACCTGTGCAACGCCTGCGGACTGTACCACAAGATGAACGGCCAGAACCGACCTCTCATCAAGCCCAAACGCAGACTG tccgCGGCCCGGCGCGCAGGCACCTGCTGCGCGAACTGCCAGACCACCATCACCACGCTGTGGAGGCGCAACGGCAACGGGGACCCCGTGTGCAACGCCTGCGGCCTTTACTACAAACTGCACAAC GTCAACAGGCCCCTGACCATGAAGAAAGAAGGCATCCAGACACGCAACCGCAAGATGTCCAGCAAGTCCAAGAGGAACAAGCGAGGGGGGGACGGCTTCGACGAGCTATCCAAGTGCATGCAGGACAAGGTCTCCCCCTTCGGTGGTGGACCCGGCCTTACTAGCCACATGACCCACATGGGTCACCTGCCCCCCTTCAGCCACACGGGACACATGCTGCCCACCCCCACGCCCATTCACCCTTCATTCGGTCACCCCCACCACTCCAATCGCTCTCCGGTCTGGGCCGAGCCCCTGAGTCactga
- the gata2a gene encoding endothelial transcription factor GATA-2a isoform X2, with product MSESINSEYLAARLTGNQVCRPHLIHSPGIPWLDPGKAALSAAHHHNAWAVSHFSKPGLHPAGSGYPCSSSTGTAPVSSLTVSHSNTHLYSFPPTPPKDVSPDPGPTSPTSSATRMDEKESIKYQVQLTDGMKMESCSPLRGGLASMNGQGPTTHHPIPTYPGYSLHTPHEYSGSLFHPGSLLGGSSSSFTPKCKSKARSSSEGRECVNCGATSTPLWRRDGTGHYLCNACGLYHKMNGQNRPLIKPKRRLSAARRAGTCCANCQTTITTLWRRNGNGDPVCNACGLYYKLHNVNRPLTMKKEGIQTRNRKMSSKSKRNKRGGDGFDELSKCMQDKVSPFGGGPGLTSHMTHMGHLPPFSHTGHMLPTPTPIHPSFGHPHHSNRSPVWAEPLSH from the exons ATGTCGGAATCGATTAATTCTGAGTATTTAGCAG CTCGTCTCACGGGGAACCAGGTTTGCCGACCACACCTCATCCACAGCCCCGGCATTCCCTGGCTGGACCCCGGAAAAGCGGCCCTCTCTGCGGCTCACCACCACAACGCCTGGGCGGTCAGCCACTTCAGCAAACCCGGTCTGCACCCCGCCGGCTCCGGCTacccctgcagcagcagcaccggcaCGGCGCCGGTCTCGTCGCTCACGGTGTCCCACTCCAACACGCACCTCTACAGCTTTCCCCCTACCCCTCCGAAAGACGTGTCCCCGGACCCCGGCCCTACCTCTCCGACCTCCAGCGCGACCAGAATGGACGAGAAGGAGTCGATCAAGTACCAAGTGCAGCTCACGGACGGCATGAAGATGGAGAGCTGCAGTCCGCTGCGCGGAGGCTTGGCCTCGATGAACGGCCAGGGCCCGACGACGCACCACCCGATCCCCACCTACCCCGGCTACTCTCTGCATACGCCCCACGAGTACAGCGGCAGTCTCTTCCACCCCGGCAGCCTGCTCGGTGGATCCTCTTCCAGCTTTACGCCGAAATGCAAGAGCAAGGCTCGGTCGAGCTCAG AGGGCCGTGAATGTGTAAACTGCGGTGCCACCTCCACCCCTCTGTGGCGAAGAGACGGCACCGGACACTACCTGTGCAACGCCTGCGGACTGTACCACAAGATGAACGGCCAGAACCGACCTCTCATCAAGCCCAAACGCAGACTG tccgCGGCCCGGCGCGCAGGCACCTGCTGCGCGAACTGCCAGACCACCATCACCACGCTGTGGAGGCGCAACGGCAACGGGGACCCCGTGTGCAACGCCTGCGGCCTTTACTACAAACTGCACAAC GTCAACAGGCCCCTGACCATGAAGAAAGAAGGCATCCAGACACGCAACCGCAAGATGTCCAGCAAGTCCAAGAGGAACAAGCGAGGGGGGGACGGCTTCGACGAGCTATCCAAGTGCATGCAGGACAAGGTCTCCCCCTTCGGTGGTGGACCCGGCCTTACTAGCCACATGACCCACATGGGTCACCTGCCCCCCTTCAGCCACACGGGACACATGCTGCCCACCCCCACGCCCATTCACCCTTCATTCGGTCACCCCCACCACTCCAATCGCTCTCCGGTCTGGGCCGAGCCCCTGAGTCactga